The following are encoded together in the Adhaeribacter arboris genome:
- a CDS encoding TetR/AcrR family transcriptional regulator produces MNATVKINLNHKSYLRNPEETILGQKIVSESIRLIDQLGFEEFTFKKLAHEISSTEASVYRYFENKHKLLVYLVSWYWVWLDYQITFQTNNISDAAQRLRIIIRILAEASLNNLQTSYMDEAALHRIVIADAAKAYLTKGVDADNKDQLFREYKTLCKKIAAILLELAPGYPYPHALISTVMEATHQQTYFVQHLPSLTDIKSGENVTGKVADFLEQLVFAAITNYKI; encoded by the coding sequence ATGAATGCTACCGTTAAAATTAATTTAAATCATAAATCCTATCTCCGGAACCCCGAAGAAACCATCTTGGGCCAAAAGATTGTAAGCGAGAGCATTCGGCTCATTGACCAATTGGGCTTTGAAGAATTTACGTTTAAGAAACTAGCCCACGAAATTAGTTCTACAGAAGCCTCGGTGTACCGGTATTTTGAAAATAAGCACAAGTTGCTGGTTTACCTGGTTTCGTGGTATTGGGTCTGGCTCGATTACCAAATTACTTTTCAAACGAATAACATTAGCGATGCCGCGCAGCGCCTGCGCATCATCATCCGGATTTTGGCGGAAGCTTCCTTAAATAATTTACAAACTTCTTACATGGATGAGGCCGCCCTGCACCGGATTGTAATTGCCGATGCCGCCAAAGCTTACCTAACCAAGGGAGTCGACGCAGATAACAAAGACCAACTGTTCCGGGAATACAAAACCTTGTGCAAAAAAATTGCCGCTATTCTTTTAGAATTAGCCCCGGGGTATCCGTATCCGCATGCGCTTATTAGTACGGTAATGGAGGCTACGCACCAACAAACCTATTTTGTCCAGCATTTGCCTTCGCTCACCGATATTAAGTCAGGGGAAAATGTTACCGGCAAAGTAGCTGATTTTCTGGAGCAATTAGTTTTTGCCGCCATTACCAATTATAAAATTTAA